A portion of the Rhodopseudomonas sp. BAL398 genome contains these proteins:
- a CDS encoding ParB/RepB/Spo0J family partition protein — MATAVQKIILSSSRDIPFNKLVLSQSNVRRVKAGVSIEDLAASIARRGLIQSLSVFPVVDAEGVETGMFEVPAGGRRFRALELLVKQKRLAKVAPVPCVVRDRDGAILPEEVSLAENIERAPLHPLDQFRAFHDMLTKGMTEEEIAAAFFVPINVVKQRLRLAAVSPALHDVYADDGMTLEQLMAFTVSEDHERQTQVWDAIKDAWSKEPYQIRRMLTETTVRASDKRAVFLGIDTYEAAGGIVMRDLFQADDGGWLQDVGLLDRLVAEKLKAAAEAIADEGWKWIEVAGSFPYDAVRGLHEVSGAPIDLSAEEQATIEALTAEQARLEAEYQDADELPDEIDERMGEIETALAAFDDRPEHFDPADIAIAGVFVSIDADGSLSVDRGFVRPEDVPQVRTDGEEGSETDTESVDAGRPSVQRAVITIGGQPAESDEDDEDDGIKPLPERLVIELTAYRTLALRNAVANNPHIAMTALLHKLVSDNFMTRMYTGAMEAGVKHIFFPVQDEALKDSPSARAVQERHYAWASDIPKDDDALWDWVAGLDDASRMALLAHCVSYGVNALYERPNPHSAGGVSQHTLDMRLAQADRLTRATGLDIVEAGWRPTFGNYLNRVTKPRILEAVREGAGERAAELIGHLKKGDMAKEAERLLADSGWLPEPLRLADVDGDPASDADGGEEAEGAELPDFLSTDDDSEPPADSEDDERRLVAAE, encoded by the coding sequence ATGGCTACTGCCGTTCAGAAGATCATCCTGTCGTCCTCGCGCGACATCCCCTTTAACAAGCTGGTGCTCAGCCAGTCCAACGTCCGGCGCGTGAAGGCCGGCGTCTCGATCGAGGACCTGGCGGCCTCGATCGCCCGGCGCGGCCTGATCCAGAGCCTCAGTGTCTTCCCGGTCGTTGATGCCGAAGGCGTCGAGACCGGCATGTTCGAGGTGCCCGCCGGCGGCCGCCGCTTCCGCGCGCTCGAACTGCTGGTGAAGCAGAAGCGTCTTGCCAAGGTCGCTCCAGTCCCGTGCGTGGTGCGCGATCGCGACGGCGCCATCCTCCCCGAAGAGGTGTCGCTCGCCGAGAACATCGAGCGCGCGCCGCTCCATCCGCTCGATCAGTTCCGCGCCTTCCACGACATGCTGACCAAGGGCATGACCGAGGAGGAGATCGCCGCGGCTTTCTTCGTGCCCATCAACGTGGTCAAGCAGCGGCTGCGCCTCGCAGCCGTGTCGCCCGCGCTGCACGACGTCTATGCCGACGACGGCATGACGCTGGAGCAGCTCATGGCCTTCACCGTCTCCGAAGATCACGAACGTCAGACCCAGGTCTGGGACGCGATCAAGGATGCCTGGTCGAAGGAGCCCTATCAGATCCGGCGCATGTTGACCGAGACCACGGTGCGCGCCTCTGACAAGCGCGCCGTCTTCCTCGGCATCGACACCTATGAGGCGGCAGGCGGCATCGTCATGCGTGACCTGTTCCAGGCCGACGATGGCGGCTGGCTGCAGGACGTCGGGCTTCTCGATCGCCTCGTCGCGGAGAAGCTGAAGGCCGCGGCCGAGGCGATCGCCGACGAAGGCTGGAAGTGGATCGAGGTCGCGGGCAGCTTCCCCTACGATGCCGTGCGCGGTCTTCACGAGGTCTCCGGCGCGCCGATCGATCTGTCGGCCGAGGAACAGGCGACCATCGAGGCGCTCACCGCCGAGCAGGCCAGGCTCGAAGCCGAATATCAGGACGCCGACGAACTGCCCGATGAGATCGACGAGCGTATGGGCGAGATCGAGACGGCTCTGGCCGCGTTCGACGATCGCCCCGAGCACTTCGACCCGGCCGACATCGCCATCGCCGGCGTCTTCGTCAGCATCGACGCCGACGGATCGCTTTCGGTCGATCGCGGCTTCGTTCGGCCCGAGGATGTGCCTCAGGTCCGGACCGATGGCGAGGAAGGATCGGAGACGGACACGGAATCCGTCGACGCCGGTCGCCCGTCGGTGCAACGCGCCGTCATCACCATCGGCGGCCAGCCTGCCGAGTCCGATGAGGACGATGAGGACGACGGCATCAAGCCGCTGCCCGAACGCCTCGTCATCGAGCTGACCGCCTACCGCACCCTCGCGCTGCGCAATGCCGTGGCGAACAACCCACACATCGCCATGACGGCGCTTCTCCACAAGCTGGTCTCGGACAACTTCATGACCCGCATGTACACGGGCGCGATGGAGGCGGGGGTGAAGCACATCTTCTTCCCCGTTCAGGACGAGGCGCTGAAGGACAGCCCTTCCGCGCGGGCCGTGCAGGAGCGTCACTACGCCTGGGCGAGCGACATCCCGAAGGACGACGACGCCCTTTGGGATTGGGTCGCCGGTCTCGACGATGCCAGCCGTATGGCTCTGCTGGCACACTGCGTCAGCTATGGCGTGAACGCGCTCTATGAGCGGCCGAATCCGCACAGCGCGGGCGGCGTGTCGCAGCACACGCTCGACATGAGGCTTGCGCAGGCCGACCGGCTGACGCGGGCGACCGGGCTCGACATCGTCGAAGCCGGCTGGCGCCCGACCTTCGGCAACTACCTCAACCGTGTCACCAAGCCGCGCATCCTCGAAGCCGTCCGCGAAGGCGCCGGCGAACGGGCTGCCGAGCTTATCGGTCATCTGAAGAAGGGCGACATGGCCAAGGAGGCCGAGCGTCTCCTGGCCGATAGTGGCTGGTTGCCCGAGCCGCTTCGGCTTGCCGACGTTGACGGCGATCCGGCATCGGACGCGGACGGAGGCGAAGAAGCCGAGGGGGCCGAATTGCCTGACTTTCTCAGCACCGACGATGACTCGGAACCGCCGGCCGATAGCGAGGACGACGAACGTCGCCTCGTCGCCGCCGAATGA
- a CDS encoding antirestriction protein produces the protein MPDTNTSTDDSSARAVALVPEARRMDFLPLLFGRQHVLVAEMTVYHLMERLSPLDYRGGLWDFYERDGRPLYLAPTSKPRFQIVCDTNGYEGEVSADAAGIIATLFAFSHLSFKYPVDAMSEGYGRLYDYAADHPESAEIFQAID, from the coding sequence ATGCCCGACACCAACACCAGCACTGACGATTCCTCGGCGCGCGCGGTCGCCCTCGTACCGGAGGCGCGCCGGATGGATTTCCTGCCGCTGCTCTTCGGCCGCCAGCATGTCCTCGTGGCGGAGATGACCGTCTATCACCTGATGGAGCGCCTGAGCCCGCTCGACTATCGTGGCGGTCTCTGGGACTTCTATGAGCGCGACGGCAGGCCGCTATACCTCGCGCCGACCTCGAAGCCCCGCTTTCAGATCGTCTGCGACACCAACGGCTATGAGGGCGAGGTGTCGGCCGACGCCGCCGGCATCATCGCGACGCTTTTCGCCTTCTCCCATCTCTCCTTCAAGTATCCGGTCGATGCGATGTCGGAAGGATATGGCCGCCTTTACGACTACGCCGCAGACCATCCGGAATCCGCCGAGATCTTCCAGGCGATCGACTGA
- a CDS encoding SOS response-associated peptidase family protein, whose translation MARNFGAIVLSYSRCGNDYEQHIRWKEYCDMMQALELGVPTQQIELDLPQADDIKINDMGPVMRAAGNGIELVAMNFSFPPSSPRGGPVFNFRSEGRSFAKSNRCLIPASAFFEFTGKKYPKAKHHFTLNDASFLAIAGIWREGKANASPVFTMLTTEPGPAVGPYHDRQVVVLQPGDWAHWIYLTKPETELLRPSPVGSLHVETVRPGSD comes from the coding sequence ATGGCTCGAAATTTTGGTGCGATCGTCCTAAGTTACAGTAGATGTGGCAATGATTATGAGCAGCATATCCGGTGGAAAGAATACTGCGACATGATGCAGGCGCTGGAACTCGGCGTTCCAACGCAGCAAATCGAGCTTGATCTTCCACAGGCCGACGACATCAAGATCAACGATATGGGGCCGGTCATGCGCGCGGCCGGCAACGGCATTGAACTGGTGGCGATGAACTTCAGCTTTCCGCCATCGAGTCCTCGCGGCGGACCGGTCTTCAACTTCCGCTCCGAAGGCCGCAGCTTCGCCAAGAGCAACCGCTGCCTCATCCCCGCGTCGGCTTTCTTTGAGTTCACGGGCAAGAAATACCCGAAGGCGAAACACCACTTCACGCTGAACGATGCGTCGTTTTTGGCGATCGCCGGTATCTGGCGTGAGGGCAAGGCCAACGCGTCGCCGGTCTTCACGATGCTGACGACGGAGCCAGGCCCCGCCGTTGGTCCCTATCATGACAGGCAGGTCGTCGTGCTTCAGCCGGGCGATTGGGCTCATTGGATCTATCTGACCAAGCCCGAAACTGAGCTGCTGCGTCCATCGCCGGTCGGTAGCCTGCACGTCGAGACCGTTCGACCCGGAAGTGATTAA
- a CDS encoding DUF932 domain-containing protein, which produces MNMQVLDARRDSNGGYKVDVSRGERIGRVSSEWFSRPADERYLSLTELGRAVSDRAERSRTRVVESALVHVEANRNDPERLALILPGTDTPIAPTHWSFGQLASLVGAPAAYLRQLPAALAGINLQYGLTSNRAEQIKTLETDNGRVELRAVTGPDYGRIFDHELVEAVQRIAGNGTGDTRWKVPGVLDWSTGIYNPCVDITKDTTTLYASDRDVFLFLVDDLNPIEAGRLPDGSPDLYFRGFYCWNSEVGAKTLGMASFYLRAVCQNRNLWGVEDFEEITIRHSKYAANRFAHEAAPALLNFANSSPLPFVNGIKAARERIVARTDEDRTDFLRRRGFSKAETGKIIDRVLAEEGRPPESIFDFVQGITAVAREKPHQDARLDMEGKAKKLLDRAA; this is translated from the coding sequence ATGAACATGCAGGTTCTCGACGCCCGCCGTGACTCGAACGGCGGCTACAAGGTCGATGTGAGCCGGGGGGAGCGGATCGGCCGCGTCTCGTCGGAATGGTTTTCTCGCCCCGCCGATGAGCGCTACCTGTCCCTGACCGAGTTGGGCCGTGCGGTTAGCGACCGCGCCGAACGCAGCCGGACGCGCGTCGTAGAGAGCGCACTCGTCCATGTAGAGGCGAACCGCAACGATCCGGAACGGCTGGCGCTGATCCTCCCGGGCACCGACACTCCCATCGCGCCGACACATTGGTCCTTCGGCCAGCTCGCCAGTCTGGTCGGCGCACCAGCGGCCTATTTGCGGCAGCTCCCGGCCGCACTCGCTGGCATCAACCTGCAATATGGCCTCACCTCCAATCGGGCGGAGCAGATCAAGACGCTCGAAACCGACAACGGCCGCGTCGAGCTTCGCGCCGTCACCGGCCCCGATTATGGCCGCATCTTCGACCATGAACTGGTCGAAGCGGTCCAGCGCATCGCCGGCAATGGCACGGGCGACACCCGCTGGAAGGTTCCGGGTGTGCTCGATTGGTCGACCGGGATCTATAATCCGTGCGTCGACATCACCAAGGACACCACGACGCTCTACGCCTCCGATCGCGACGTCTTCCTGTTCCTGGTCGACGACCTGAACCCGATCGAGGCCGGGCGTCTGCCGGACGGTTCGCCGGATCTCTACTTCCGGGGCTTCTACTGCTGGAACTCCGAGGTCGGCGCCAAGACGCTCGGCATGGCGAGCTTCTATCTGCGCGCGGTTTGCCAGAATCGAAATCTCTGGGGCGTGGAGGATTTCGAGGAGATCACCATCCGCCACTCCAAATATGCGGCCAATCGCTTCGCGCACGAGGCGGCCCCGGCGCTGCTGAACTTCGCGAACTCCTCGCCCCTACCATTCGTCAACGGCATCAAGGCCGCCCGCGAGCGGATCGTCGCCAGAACCGACGAGGACCGCACCGACTTCCTGCGTCGCCGCGGCTTCTCCAAGGCCGAGACCGGCAAGATCATCGACAGGGTGCTCGCCGAGGAAGGCCGGCCGCCGGAGTCCATCTTCGATTTCGTGCAGGGCATCACCGCCGTCGCGCGCGAAAAGCCTCATCAGGACGCCCGTCTCGACATGGAGGGCAAGGCCAAGAAGTTGCTCGATCGAGCTGCCTGA